ACGTTTGCCTGGGCGTCGCTGCGGGTCATCAACAAAGTGCCGCTCAATGATGTGTTGGTGATCATGGCGGTGACGGTGATCACCGTCTTTACCGACCTGGCCACGGCGGTGCTGTGCGGGATTGTGATTGCCGCGCTCAATTTTGCCTGGCAACAGGCCCGCGAGCTGTACGCCGATGAACATCTGGAGGCGGATGGCAGCAAGCTCTATCGGCTGCACGGTACGCTGTTTTTTGCCTCGACCACGCCGTTCTTGAACCAGTTCGACCCGGCCAACGATCCGGCCCAGGTCACGCTGGACTGCCGGCACCTGAGCTTTGTCGACTACTCCGCCATCGCGGCATTGATGACCCTGCGCGAGCGCTACGCCAAGGCAGGCAAGCACCTGCGGGTGCTGCATTTGTCCGAGCGCTGCAAGAAACTGCTCAAGCGTGCGCGGGTGCAACACGACTGATCACCCCACCCTGTAGGAGCGAGCTTGCTCGCGAAAAGCGTCAACGATAACGCGGGCTTTCTGGATACACGCGGCGCTCTCAGGTTTTTCGCGGGCAAGCCCGCTCCCACAGAGATCAAGGCCCGACGAGGTTTTCCAGTTCTTCGGCGCGGGTCTGGGTCATGTCCAGCACACACCCAGAGCCATTGACCTGGTCAATACTGCCGCCGGTCGCGGAGCCAGCGAAGGCGCAATTGGCATCGCGGTACTTGATCCACAGGCGCTGCACATCCTGCAATTGTTGCTTGCGCGGGCCTTGTTGGGCCTGCAGCGCGGTTTTGTAGGCGCTGTTCAGGCGCTTGTCCTGGATCTTGGTTTCCTGGGCGTTGCAGCCGACCATCGCGGCGGTGGTGTTGGCGCTGTCCATGCATTTTTGCAGGGCAGGGCTGCTGTCGGCGGCCATCGTGGTGCCGGACGAGGCCAGCAGTATTGCGCTGATGGCGAGGGTTCTACGGTTCATGACGGCATTCCTGAAGATGATTCGGTGTGCAAGTTGAGACCGGGCACGGGCAGTCGAGTTTCCCTTACCGCCTGCAGCGCGCATGTAAGAACTATCCCCTGATTTTCATCCCGGGTCTGAGGGCATGTCCCAAAGCGACAGCGCTTATCTGTGGGCGAAAATTACTTTCATAAAATTTGAAAAAGCTCATCGGTAATGATTTATGAGTTTCACAACCAATTCGACGTGACCCTTTCCGAGGAGTACCGCATGGCCACATCACCTGGCGTCTGGCTGTTGGCATACGCTGCCATCGCCATCATTGCATTGATCGTGCTGATTGCACGTTACCGGCTCAACCCGTTTATCGTCATCACCCTGGTGTCCATCGGCCTGGCGCTGCTGGCCGGGATGCCGGCGGATACGATCATGGGGTCGTATGAGGCCGGGGTCGGCAAGACCCTGGGGCATATCGCGCTGGTGGTGGCCCTGGGCACGATGCTCGGCAAGATGATGGCCGAGTCCGGCGGTGCCGAGCAGGTGGCGCGTACCCTGATCAACCGTTTTGGCGAGCGCAATGCCCATTGGGCCATGGTGTGCATTGCCTTCCTGGTGGGGCTGCCGCTGTTTTTCGAGGTCGGTTTTGTATTACTGGTGCCGATCGCCTTTACCGTGGCCCGGCGCGTGGGGGTGTCGATTCTGATGGTCGGCCTGCCGATGGTCGCCGGTCTTTCGGTAGTGCATGCCCTGGTGCCGCCGCATCCGGCGGCGATGATGGCGGTGCTGGCCTACAACGCCTCGGTCGGGCAAACCGTGTTGTATGCGATTTTGATCGGCATCCCCACCGCGATCATCGCCGGCCCGGTGTACGCCAAGTTCATCGTGCCGCGTATCCACTTGCCTGCCGAGAACCCCCTGGAGCGCCAGTTCATCGAGCGCGAGCCACGTACCCGCCTGCCCAGTTTCGGCCTGACCATGGGCACCATTCTGTTGCCGGTGGTGCTGATGATGATCGGCGGTTGGGCCAACCTGATCTCTACGCCCGGCAGCGGCTTCAACCAGTTCCTGTTGTTTATCGGCAACTCGGTGATCGCCTTGTTGGTAGCGACCCTGCTCAGCTTCTGGACCCTGGGCCTGGCCCAGGGCTTCAACCGCGAGTCGATCCTCAAGTTCACCAACGAATGCCTGGCGCCGACCGCCAGCATCACCTTGCTAGTGGGCGCGGGCGGCGGCTTGAACCGGATCCTGGTGGACGCCGGCGTGACCCATGAAATCCTCGGCATGGCCAATGCCTTCAACTTGTCGCCGCTGGTGATGGGCTGGTTGTTCGCCGCGCTGATGCGCATTGCCACCGGCTCGGCCACTGTGGCCATGACCACCGCGTCCGGCGTTGTTGCGCCCGTGGCCCTGGGCCTGGGTTATCCACACCCGGAATTGTTGGTGCTGGCGACCGGTGCAGGCTCGGTGATTTTTTCCCACGTCAACGACGGTGGCTTCTGGCTGATCAAGGAATACTTCAATATGACGGTGATCCAGACCTTCAAGACCTGGACGGTGCTGGAGACTTTGATT
The Pseudomonas hygromyciniae genome window above contains:
- a CDS encoding lysozyme inhibitor LprI family protein, translated to MNRRTLAISAILLASSGTTMAADSSPALQKCMDSANTTAAMVGCNAQETKIQDKRLNSAYKTALQAQQGPRKQQLQDVQRLWIKYRDANCAFAGSATGGSIDQVNGSGCVLDMTQTRAEELENLVGP
- a CDS encoding GntT/GntP/DsdX family permease, producing the protein MIYEFHNQFDVTLSEEYRMATSPGVWLLAYAAIAIIALIVLIARYRLNPFIVITLVSIGLALLAGMPADTIMGSYEAGVGKTLGHIALVVALGTMLGKMMAESGGAEQVARTLINRFGERNAHWAMVCIAFLVGLPLFFEVGFVLLVPIAFTVARRVGVSILMVGLPMVAGLSVVHALVPPHPAAMMAVLAYNASVGQTVLYAILIGIPTAIIAGPVYAKFIVPRIHLPAENPLERQFIEREPRTRLPSFGLTMGTILLPVVLMMIGGWANLISTPGSGFNQFLLFIGNSVIALLVATLLSFWTLGLAQGFNRESILKFTNECLAPTASITLLVGAGGGLNRILVDAGVTHEILGMANAFNLSPLVMGWLFAALMRIATGSATVAMTTASGVVAPVALGLGYPHPELLVLATGAGSVIFSHVNDGGFWLIKEYFNMTVIQTFKTWTVLETLISLVAFGLTYGLSLVL